Within the Nitrospira sp. genome, the region AATTGGCGGCGGCGTGGCAATGCCCGGAACTCACGCGTCGCTCACCGTCCGCTCCAGGGTCGTCCCAAACAACATACAATCACAACTCGCGTCCGGCCCGGAACGAAGGTCGAGCCGGCACGGGCGTGCTCTTTTTACCGTCCTGCTAGACGAGAAGGAGTCCCATGGCTCAGGTGCTTCCGCTTCGTGGTGTCTTGTTCAATGCCGACGTCGTGGGGAACGTGCGAGATGTCGTGGCACCCCCCTACGACGTGATCGATGCCGAGGGACAAAAGGAGTTCTATGCCCGCCATAAGAACAACGTCATTCGGCTGGAGTTGGCCATGGACCAGCCCGGAGACAACGAACGCAACAATCGGTACACCCGCGCTGCCCAAACGTTGCGCACGTGGATGGCCGACGGGGTCCTCTCGCGCGACGCCAAGCCCGCCTTCTATTTGTACACCATTCGGTATCAGATGCCGGACGGAAGCGGCGGCACCGTGCACAAGACGTTGACCGGATTCATGGGCAATTTCCGTCTCGCCGAGCTCGACTCCGGCGAAATCTACCCGCACGAGAACACACGGGCCGCGGCCAAGACCGACCGCCTGCGTGTGCTGGAATCCTGCCGCGCGAATTTCAGCCCGATTTGGTCGCTGTATTCGGACCCGGACGGGGGCGTGGTGGCGACCTTGCAAAAGGCGGCAGCCGCTGCCGCGCCACGAATGAAGTTCCAGGACGACGCGGGATTCGAACAGACGCTCTGGGCCATCGATGACCCGGCCACCGTGGAGGCCATCACGGATCTGATGCGCTTCAAGCCCCTGTTTATCGCCGACGGGCATCACCGGTACGAAACGGCGCTCAATTATCAACGGCAGCGGCGTCAGACCGCGGAATCGAAACAGGGCGTTCACTCCTACGATCACGTGTTGATGCTGCTCACGAGCCTCGAGGACCCGGGCTTGACCGTGCTCCCCACGCATCGCATCCTCACCACAAAGGTGCCGGACGCCGCCGGCCTGAAAGCGTTACTCGAGCCGGCCTTCGAGATCGTCCCGATGCCGATTCAGGGCATGGACCAGGAAACGGCGCGCCGGACGTTCTTCCGGAAGTTGCATGAGCGAGGCCGGACGCAGCCCTGTTTCGGCCTGGCGGCCCGTGGTCTCGACCAGTTCTGGCTGCTGGCCTTGCGACCAAGCCACCAGCTGCCGCCGACGGCATCCCCGCGCGACCGTCTCGACGTCTCGATCCTCCAGCAACAGATCATCGCCAAACTCTGTACGACGCAACAGGAGCTGGAAGCGATCGTCTACACCAAGGACGAGCACGAAGCACTGGACTGGGTCGCCAAAGGCACGGGCGAAGCCGCGCTCCTCTGGAACGCCACCAAAGTCGACGAAGTGCAGGCGGTGGCTACGGCCGGCGAGCGGATGCCGCACAAGTCGACCTACTTTTTCCCGAAGCCGTTGACCGGCTTGGTCCTGCACGTGATGGAGGACACCCCGTGAGACCGAAAATCCTGGTCGTCGACGACGATCCCGACATCTCGATGATGTTGCAGGACCGTCTTGAGGCGCTCCAGTACAACGTCGTCATCGCTCGAGACGGTCGACGGGCACTGGAGCTCATCGAGCAAGAAGCGCCCAATTTGGTCTTGCTGGATGTGGAGTTGCCCCAACTGTCGGGCATCGACGTCCTGCACCGGCTCGGACAAGCGAAGACCGGCGGCACCGCCGAAAACGGTATCCGCCCCGGTGATCTCGAGCCTCCGGTCATCGTCATGACCGCGCACGGCACGATTTCCATCGCGGTGGACGCGATCAAACACGGGGCCTACGATTTTTTGACGAAGCCGCTGGACAAGGACCATCTGACGATCGTTATCCAGAAAGCACTGGAACGGGAATCCCTCCGCCGGCAGGTCGCCGTGCTGCAAGCCGACGTCGACAGTCGCTACGCAAAGATCGTCGGCACGAGCTCGAAATTGCGATCGATCATCGACGGCGCCAAGCGCGCGGCCAATTCTGACGCCAGCATCCTGTTGCTGGGCGAAAGCGGCACGGGGAAGGAACTCTTCGCGCGTTCCATCCACCAATGGAGTCCGCGGCGGATGATGCCGATGGTCGTGATCAACTGCGTGGCGCTGACCGAAACCCTGCTGGAAAACGAGCTCTTCGGTCATGAACGGGGAGCATTTACCGGAGCGGATCGCCTGCATAAGGGCAAAATTGAAATGGCCGACGGCGGGACCGTCTTCCTCGATGAAATCGGCGACATGTCCTTGCCTCTGCAGGCCAAATTGCTCCGCGTGCTCCAGGATCGGGAGTTTCAGCGTGTCGGGGGAACCAAGAACATCTCGGTCAACATCCGCGTGGTGGCCGCAACGAACAAGGATCTTCGGCAGACCGTCAAGTCCGGACAGTTCCGAGAAGACCTCTATTTTCGTCTCAACGTCATCAATTTTACGTTGCCGCCCCTGCGGGAGCGCCTGGACGACATTGCCCCGTTGTCCGAGTTTTTCCTGCGGCGCCACGGTCTGGAGTCCAAACGGCCCGGTGTCTCCCTCAGTCCCGCCGCGATGGAGGCGATGAGCCGCTACCAATGGCCTGGGAATATCCGGGAGCTGGACAACACGCTCGCTCGGGCAGTCGTGCTCAGTCCGACGGATCGCATCGAGCCCGATTCGTTGGGCCTGAGCAGTGTCGATCTGCAGGCCGCTCCTGCTCCCTCGACCACCGCGTCGGGCCGGGCACTCCCGTACCACGAGTCCATGGAGGAGCATAGCCGCACGCTGATCTTGAATGCGTTGAGGGCGGCGGGAGGGAATCAAACCAAGGCTGCGGAGCAGCTACACCTGCAGCGCACCTACCTGGCGCGGCTGATCCGGCAGAAAAATCTGGATACGGCCGTCACCGAGGACAGCCTCACCTGACCACGAACTCTTACGAAGCCACGCGTCGATCCTGTGGGATCGATGCGGGCTCACTGCCGGCCGGCTGTTGCCGGTCAGCCAGGCGAAGCCGCCCATCCAGCACGTCGCGCTCGGCCTGCGCGTACCGTTCCGGCGTGCCCACATCCGACCAATAGCCCTGGGCATCATACCCCAGCAGCGTTTCCTCGTCGTGCAACGCCTGGACATAGGCGTCGATGATGTTCGACGGTTTTCCCGCCGGGGGCAGTCGCCGCAAAAGACGCGGATGCAGAATATGGACACCTGCGAACATGCGGGGCACGTGACCAGACGGATTGATGCGCCCGTTTCCGTTGATGCGCTGAATGCGGTGCGCCTCGTCGATTTCCACCAACCCCCACCGGCCGGCCTCGGGATCCTCCCGCAAGACCATCGTCGCCACCGGTTTCCGGGACAGGTGGAGATCCGCTAACTCTTCCAGGTCGATCTCGATCAGTGTATCGCCGTTCATGACGAGCATCGGCTGTCCGCTGAATTGGGATTCGACCTGCTTGAGCGCGCCGCCTGTTCCCAAAACGACCGGCTCGCGAGAATACGTAATGCGGAGGCCGAAGCGGTGACCGTCGCCCAGCGCGTGCTCGATCATGGGGCCCAAGTGATGGAGATTGATCACCACGTCGCGAAACTTATGGCGCCGGAGCAGCAGTAAGTTCCACAAAATGAGCGGTGTCCCACCCACCGGCAGCAGCGGCTTGGGCATGGTGTTGGTGAGCGGGCGCAGGCGCGTGCCTAACCCCGCTGCAAGGATCATGGCCTTCATATCTAAGTTCGAAGTGCTGAGTTCTGAGTGCTGGGTGAGAGCACGCGGTCCTTTATCAATGCTTCCGGCTCAGCACCCAGGATTGAGCACTCAGCACTGGTCACTGCAGTTCCGGCACATACGGCGTGAGGTGCTGTCGCAGCGTCGCCAATTCGGGATATCTCGCGAGATTGCTCCGGACATATCCCAGGACGCGTGGAATGTCCGCGAGGAACTTCGGGTTGTGTTTCACCCGCTCGATATACACGAATCGACCGGCAGCTTTGAGATTGCGCTGCATGCTGGTCAGGTCGAAGACGCGCCGGTAAGCCGTCGGCTCCACCCGCAGGCCGTGCCGGGCCAATCCTTCCAGATAATGGGCAATCAACTCGTCGACCAGCGGCTCGTCCAATGCGATGTACGCATCACGCAGGAGTGACGCTAAGTCGTACGCGGCCGGTCCCATCAGCGCGTCCTGAAAATCGATGATGCCGATCCGGCTGCCATCGACCATCAGGTTGCGCGAATGATAATCACGATGTACGAAGACGTGAGGCTGAGCCGCCATCATCTCGGCAATTCGGCGAAATTCGTTCCGGATCGGCACCATGTCGTCCGCACACATCGGCCTCCCCTGCCTCGCCACGATCCCGTATTCCAAAAAATGATCGAACTCCCACATCAGCAGCGGGACGTCGAATGTTCGGTGGAAGGCCACGCAATCGGTATTGGCCGGCGCGGTCGCCTTCGCTTGGATGAGCACCAAACTGTCGACGGCCTGCTTATACAGTGCGGCGATGCGTCCAGGATCCGCCTGAACGCAAGCTTCCAACAAGGTCACATCGCCAAAATCTTCCAGATACAGCAAGCCCGCTTCGCGGTCGTAGTAGTGGAGTTTCGGAACGGGCAGATGGAACGACGATAAGTGCGTCAGAATATTCGTAAAGGGCAGTTCATCCACCGTGACCGCCGCACCGCTCACGGCTTCTTCCGACTGTTTGAAAGCCTCAGGCTCCGCCAACTGCATCAGGACGAGCGACGGTATCGATCCGCCCTGCAGGTGGATCCGAAAATACCGGCGATTGGAGGCGTCCCCCGCCAGCGGAGCGAGTTCCGTCATCTGGCCGGCGGTACGAATGTGGTTCCGGATCGTCTCGGCTATCAGCGTGGGACTAGGCGGCGCAAGCGGCGCCGTCGGAACGGCAGGATTGGCGGTGGCCATATAGCAGCGGATTATACACGAGCGGGGTCATTTGACGAATAGTTGTGCAAAACTTGCGAGTGACGAGGCGAGTTGCCCCCATACAGAAACGTCCGCGCCGGAGGATCCCCCAACACGGACGCGTGTCCTGCGTATCTCGAATCAGAACTTCAAAACTTCTACTGCTGCGGTGAACGCATCCACCGACGAGGCCGCGGCTGACCGGCCGGCGGCGTGCCCTGCGGACGTCCTGCCGGATGGTGCCGATGAGGATCGTGCGACGCGACATGTGCCGGTCTCATCGACTCCCCGCCTCTGGTCGATTCGAGGCGATTGCCCTGGACCATCGGTCTCGCCTCGGGCCGCTGCGGTCGCATACCGCCTCGCCGCGGATCGTGCGCTCGTCCCGAAGAACCTGGGCGTCCGTGACCATTCGATCCCGGCCGGAGAGGCCGCTGCGGTTCCGGACTGCCGGCCGCGCGTGGGACCGAATGCCCCAAGAGTCGTTCAATGGCCCGAAGCTGGGAATGATCTTCCCCGGTGACGAAACTCGTCGCACGCCCCGTGGTTTTCATACGTCCGGTGCGGCCGATCCGATGCACGTAGTCTTCCGGCGTGTTGGGCAAATCGTAGTTCACCACGTGACCGATATTGGCCACATCGATGCCGCGCGCCGCGATGTCCGTCGCCACCAACACGCGGAAACTGCCCCTGCGGAATCCTTCGAGCGCGGTTTTGCGCTGGGAAAGCCTGCGTCCGGCGTGCAACACGCCGACGCGATGCCCCCGCTGTTCCAGCACGCGGCCGACCTTATCGGCGCCATGCTTGGTTCGCGTGAACACGAGCACGCTTCCGGTGTTCTCCTGCACGAGCTTGAGGAGAAGCGACGTCTTCTCGTCTCGTGTGGTGTGATGGACTTCATGGGTGACGGTATGCGCCGCTTGGGCCGGCGGATCGACCATGATCCGCACGGGCTCGCGCAGTCCCGCCCTCGCCAAGTCGGCGAGGTCCGCCGGCATGGTCGCCGAGAACAGCATCGTTTGCCGCTCCGGATTGAGCGCATCCAAAATTTGGTTGAGCTGCGGCGCGAACCCCATGTCCAGCATGCGATCCGCTTCATCCAACACCACAATGGTGAAATGGGCCATATTGATCGTCCCGTTCCACATATGATCCAGCAACCGCCCCGGCGTCGCCACCACGACGGTCGGCTGCTGCTGGAGGCCGCGCACCTGGATCCGCATGTCTTCGCCACCAATGACCGTCGTCGCCGAGACCCGGCGCGATCGGCCCAGCAGGGCGACGGTTTTCTGAATCTGGAAGGCCAATTCCCGCGTCGGCGCGAGAATCAATCCGCGCGGAGGTCCAGCTGGTTGTCCGGCTAAACGCTCCACCATGGGAATCACGAACGCCGCCGTCTTGCCCGTTCCGGTTTGGGCGCAGCCGAGCACGTCTTTGCCCTGTAGTCCGGCCGGGATCGCTTGCGCTTGGATCGGCGTCGGTTCCGAGTATTTCGCGTGCGTGAGGTCGCGGAGCAATGCGTCCGAGAGCCTCAGGGAGCGAAATGTCAGAGAGGTAGGTTCAGCCTCGTCATGAGACTCGGCCTGTGAAACAGTCGTGGTATTCAACACAAACACACTCCTTGGTGAGTAGACTGCAGAACGCTTACATCGGCTGATCGGGAGCCCGCCGCGAGCGGCAAGACGAGACCTACGCGTTCAGGTAGGTGACGTCTCGACGCGCAGCAACGAACTGCGAGTAGACGGGTTTCAGCACCCTGCTGGCATCGCATTGATGACGAGGTCAGAGAATCGAAGGAGGCAGAATCAGGGGAAATCCGCTCCGAGGAGGATCTGAACGCGCTGCGATGACGAGGCCCGGATATATATTTAGTTGCACGGTCGCCGGGCCGTCTCGACAGTGACAGACGCACTGTACCAGTCCACCTGCCTTACTGTCAAACAAACACACTATTAAGTAAGTGCGGGCCTACGACCGCGGCTACCGGAGGATCGGCGTTCCGAACGCCGTAAACAGCTCGGCCGTGAGGTAGGGCGTTCCCTCGACATCCCGTCTTTTCTTACGGCGAAGGTAGTCGTTCAGGACACGACCATCCTCCGCCCGATGCCGGTGCGGGTGCATCAGGTTCATGCGATAGCGCTCCACTGCACCGGCCACGCGACTGATAAATATGACCGTTGAGTCCGGCTCAACGGCCTCGACGACCCCCACGTGGGTGAGCGGATCGTTGACCTCCCCGTCTCCATTGGCATCCCAGGTGTTGTGGAAGAAGACGAGATCTCCCGGCCGAACCGTGGGCCCTTGATGAATCCGTCCGAACTGACGCACATGCCGGTAGATCAGCTTGACGCCGTTGGCACGGCCCGCCACCAGCTTGCTGCGATACAGATCGACGCCCACGGGCAAGAAGATCGCCCGGGTCACTCCCGCGCAGTCGTAGGCAACCCGGCGCCCGTTCACCTCGATCGTACGCGCTCCAACCAATTCGGTCGCCGTCCTCACGACCGAATCCCGCCACGAGCTATTGCGCCCGGCCTCGCAGCAGGGTGCTTCGGCCGTCTGCGTCGTGGAGATCCGTTGAGAGGCCGGGCCTGCGCACCCGACCGCGAGCACGAGCAACAACGATATCCGCGTCCAATGGCGGCCACGCCTACACATCGTGCTTCAGTATAGCCACGCCCAACGTGACTGCACGCGAATGTTGATTTCAAGGCCCCTCGACATCCGCACGGCAACCACCTATAAGGAACCTATGGAGTACGTGCATCTTGGACGGACCGGCGTTCAGGTCAGCCGATTGTGCCTCGGCACCATGAACTTCGGCCCCCACACCACGGAAGCGGACAGCGGCCGCATCATGTCCCGCGCGCTCGACGAAGGGATCAATTTTTTCGACACGGCGAACGTCTACGGCTGGAAAGTCGGAGAAGGCGTCACGGAGCAGATCGTGGGCCGATGGTTCGCAAAGGACAAAGGCCGTCGAGAGAAGGTGGTGCTCGCGACAAAAGTCTTTGGCCGCATGGGAACCTGGCCGAACGAGTCGCACCTCTCCGCGCTGCACATTCGGAGAGCCTGCGAGGCGAGCCTTCGCCGGCTTCGCACCGATCACCTCGATCTCTACCAAATGCATCACGTCGATCGAGCGACGTCATGGGAAGAGATCTGGCAGGCCATGGAACAACTGGTGCGCGAAGGGAAAGTCTTGTACGTCGGCAGCAGCAACTTCGCGGGCTGGCATCTCGTCCAAGCACAGGAATTGGCACGGCAACGCCATTTTCTTGGATTGGTGTCCGAGCAGAGCCTCTACAATCTCACCGAGCGCACGGTCGAATTGGAGGTCATCCCCGCCTGCCAGGCCTATGGCATCGGCGTCATCCCGTGGAGTCCGCTGGCCCGAGGCCTGCTGGGAGGAATCACGAAAAAGCCAGCGACCGGACGACGCGCCGAAAAAAACGTTCGAAAGGAATTGGAGACACTACGCCCACGCCTCGAACGATATGAAGCGGTCTGCTCGCGACTGGGCGCGGCACCGGCCGAAGTCGCCCTTGCGTGGCTCCTTCATCAGCCGGCCGTGACCGCACCCATCATCGGCCCTCGAACAGTCGACCAACTCGATGGGGCGTTGCACGCGCTGTCGCGTGCGCTGTCCAACGAGACACTGAAGGAGCTGGACGACATCTTTCCCGGACCCGGAGGAACGGCCCCGGAAGCGTACGCCTGGTAACGGAGACGACAACCCGGTTGAGGCGTGGGTCATCTGGAATCGCGGCGGTCCGACATCAAACAAGGTCGCGCTTATTACCGGACGGCCTCCTTGAGACACGAACCTATCTCACAATTGCTACATCAACAGTGGTGGGATGGTGTTCGTGAAACTCGGTCGGCTGGCGAGTGGTGAGCCGCGCCAGCCTCGCCCTGATGCGTTGATGTTGAGCACGCCGGCTGACGTGCTCGGATTGGCTAATCGCCTCCAGGAGCAGGTCGGATCAGCGACCAGCAGCGTACGGGAGTCCGTTCTCGTGTACCGACACCGGGGAAGCGAGGTTCCAGAGGAGAACCATCGCGGTGTTTCTCCGCGGGCGCGAGGAAGACGGCTTCGCCGGAAGAGCCCGCGGGACTAGCAAGCTTGGTCGGGACGCCACCGCTCGAAAGCTTGTCCCCGCTCGGAGTCTTCGGTCACGGTGTCAGGCTCTAACCACAATTTTGAGATAGGTTCTAGCCCCGCTCCCGCACGTCTTTCGACTCCGTGGTCCTGCGCCAGACAAGGGTCAGCGCCATTGCACCGAAGGTATCGGCGACCACATCCAACGCGTCAGCCTCGCGAGGCGGCACGAAACTTTGGTGGATTTCGTCGGTGACGCCGTACGCCATCGCACCGATGACCGCCACCCACCACGCACGCGACGCCCACCAAGGCCCTGCCCCCCATCGCAGCGCACGATAGAGCAGAATGGCAAGGATTCCGTATTCGACGACGTGGACGAGCTTATCGTTGAAGTCCCCGAACAGCGACGGCAATTCGCGAGTCGGATTCGGAAGCGAAGAAAAAAAGAAAATCAGTGCCGCATAGCCCGCGACGGGGACCCAATAGAGCCATCGCTTGGTATGCAAGGACTCCCAATACGTCACGACGCTGGTTGTCCCTTCCATCGTACCGACGATCCTTCGCTTTCGAATCCATGATTGGCGCGACGACACGTTCATGACATACTGAACTTTGCCTCGACACTCAACTAAAAACGTCCTGCCATGACACACGCCTCGGTTTGTTTCTTTTGGCACATGCATCAGCCGTACTATACCGACCCCGTCACGCGGTCGGCCAGCATGCCGTGGGTCCGACTGCATGCCACGAAAGCCTATTACGACATGGCATGTCAACTGGACCGCTT harbors:
- the rhlE-2 gene encoding ATP-dependent RNA helicase RhlE; amino-acid sequence: MLNTTTVSQAESHDEAEPTSLTFRSLRLSDALLRDLTHAKYSEPTPIQAQAIPAGLQGKDVLGCAQTGTGKTAAFVIPMVERLAGQPAGPPRGLILAPTRELAFQIQKTVALLGRSRRVSATTVIGGEDMRIQVRGLQQQPTVVVATPGRLLDHMWNGTINMAHFTIVVLDEADRMLDMGFAPQLNQILDALNPERQTMLFSATMPADLADLARAGLREPVRIMVDPPAQAAHTVTHEVHHTTRDEKTSLLLKLVQENTGSVLVFTRTKHGADKVGRVLEQRGHRVGVLHAGRRLSQRKTALEGFRRGSFRVLVATDIAARGIDVANIGHVVNYDLPNTPEDYVHRIGRTGRMKTTGRATSFVTGEDHSQLRAIERLLGHSVPRAAGSPEPQRPLRPGSNGHGRPGSSGRAHDPRRGGMRPQRPEARPMVQGNRLESTRGGESMRPAHVASHDPHRHHPAGRPQGTPPAGQPRPRRWMRSPQQ
- a CDS encoding acetoacetate metabolism regulatory protein AtoC produces the protein MRPKILVVDDDPDISMMLQDRLEALQYNVVIARDGRRALELIEQEAPNLVLLDVELPQLSGIDVLHRLGQAKTGGTAENGIRPGDLEPPVIVMTAHGTISIAVDAIKHGAYDFLTKPLDKDHLTIVIQKALERESLRRQVAVLQADVDSRYAKIVGTSSKLRSIIDGAKRAANSDASILLLGESGTGKELFARSIHQWSPRRMMPMVVINCVALTETLLENELFGHERGAFTGADRLHKGKIEMADGGTVFLDEIGDMSLPLQAKLLRVLQDREFQRVGGTKNISVNIRVVAATNKDLRQTVKSGQFREDLYFRLNVINFTLPPLRERLDDIAPLSEFFLRRHGLESKRPGVSLSPAAMEAMSRYQWPGNIRELDNTLARAVVLSPTDRIEPDSLGLSSVDLQAAPAPSTTASGRALPYHESMEEHSRTLILNALRAAGGNQTKAAEQLHLQRTYLARLIRQKNLDTAVTEDSLT
- a CDS encoding teicoplanin resistance protein VanZ, with the translated sequence MEGTTSVVTYWESLHTKRWLYWVPVAGYAALIFFFSSLPNPTRELPSLFGDFNDKLVHVVEYGILAILLYRALRWGAGPWWASRAWWVAVIGAMAYGVTDEIHQSFVPPREADALDVVADTFGAMALTLVWRRTTESKDVRERG
- a CDS encoding oxidoreductase encodes the protein MEYVHLGRTGVQVSRLCLGTMNFGPHTTEADSGRIMSRALDEGINFFDTANVYGWKVGEGVTEQIVGRWFAKDKGRREKVVLATKVFGRMGTWPNESHLSALHIRRACEASLRRLRTDHLDLYQMHHVDRATSWEEIWQAMEQLVREGKVLYVGSSNFAGWHLVQAQELARQRHFLGLVSEQSLYNLTERTVELEVIPACQAYGIGVIPWSPLARGLLGGITKKPATGRRAEKNVRKELETLRPRLERYEAVCSRLGAAPAEVALAWLLHQPAVTAPIIGPRTVDQLDGALHALSRALSNETLKELDDIFPGPGGTAPEAYAW
- a CDS encoding aminoglycoside phosphotransferase translates to MATANPAVPTAPLAPPSPTLIAETIRNHIRTAGQMTELAPLAGDASNRRYFRIHLQGGSIPSLVLMQLAEPEAFKQSEEAVSGAAVTVDELPFTNILTHLSSFHLPVPKLHYYDREAGLLYLEDFGDVTLLEACVQADPGRIAALYKQAVDSLVLIQAKATAPANTDCVAFHRTFDVPLLMWEFDHFLEYGIVARQGRPMCADDMVPIRNEFRRIAEMMAAQPHVFVHRDYHSRNLMVDGSRIGIIDFQDALMGPAAYDLASLLRDAYIALDEPLVDELIAHYLEGLARHGLRVEPTAYRRVFDLTSMQRNLKAAGRFVYIERVKHNPKFLADIPRVLGYVRSNLARYPELATLRQHLTPYVPELQ
- a CDS encoding phosphatase, producing the protein MAQVLPLRGVLFNADVVGNVRDVVAPPYDVIDAEGQKEFYARHKNNVIRLELAMDQPGDNERNNRYTRAAQTLRTWMADGVLSRDAKPAFYLYTIRYQMPDGSGGTVHKTLTGFMGNFRLAELDSGEIYPHENTRAAAKTDRLRVLESCRANFSPIWSLYSDPDGGVVATLQKAAAAAAPRMKFQDDAGFEQTLWAIDDPATVEAITDLMRFKPLFIADGHHRYETALNYQRQRRQTAESKQGVHSYDHVLMLLTSLEDPGLTVLPTHRILTTKVPDAAGLKALLEPAFEIVPMPIQGMDQETARRTFFRKLHERGRTQPCFGLAARGLDQFWLLALRPSHQLPPTASPRDRLDVSILQQQIIAKLCTTQQELEAIVYTKDEHEALDWVAKGTGEAALLWNATKVDEVQAVATAGERMPHKSTYFFPKPLTGLVLHVMEDTP
- a CDS encoding nucleoside-diphosphate-sugar pyrophosphorylase — translated: MKAMILAAGLGTRLRPLTNTMPKPLLPVGGTPLILWNLLLLRRHKFRDVVINLHHLGPMIEHALGDGHRFGLRITYSREPVVLGTGGALKQVESQFSGQPMLVMNGDTLIEIDLEELADLHLSRKPVATMVLREDPEAGRWGLVEIDEAHRIQRINGNGRINPSGHVPRMFAGVHILHPRLLRRLPPAGKPSNIIDAYVQALHDEETLLGYDAQGYWSDVGTPERYAQAERDVLDGRLRLADRQQPAGSEPASIPQDRRVAS